A single region of the Bacteroides luhongzhouii genome encodes:
- a CDS encoding RagB/SusD family nutrient uptake outer membrane protein produces the protein MKTTTIIKKAFLISSLSLSFCACDLDQLPQDQMTPENSLKNETELKLYINGLLPMLSGASNVDNGASVAAGRMMEKTDDVIWPTLPDYMTGKRSSTQSAGSWDWDNLRKINIFLKYSVNCPDETIREKYNAMAYYLRAQFYYDKLKTFGGVPWYDTVLEDNSPELYKPRDSRETIANKILEDLDKAIKNGVETKSLNEITKWTALALKSRFCLFEGTFRKYHNIEGAEDFLKECVSASEALMTSGKYTIDKGEGTDVAYRDLFAQPVTNNASDVEVITAYAYSISLGVKHNTNYSIINASGNQIGLSKAFMDSYLMNDGSRFTDRPGYETMIFGEEFENRDPRMFQTVRCPGYARIGKTHDVNRLYEAMQISATGYMPIKYIQSGDYDKQTSNENDIILYRYAEVLLNYAEAKAELGTLIQTDLDQSIKLIRDRIGMPNMNMAAANANPDPVLAVQYPLVSGNNKGVILEIRRERRVEMVMENLRYDDLMRWKAGHLFTEQFRGVYFSTVTAPSTKYDLDKPAYTVRNANFYIYIGERPANLTEKNSIGLNVGIFLSNGNSGNKVLNTDKVKTWNEERDYLAPLPSSALVINPNLKQNPHWDSPSD, from the coding sequence ATGAAAACAACAACGATTATAAAGAAAGCCTTTTTGATAAGTTCATTATCGCTTTCGTTTTGCGCTTGTGATTTAGATCAGTTACCGCAAGATCAAATGACTCCGGAGAACTCTCTGAAGAATGAAACGGAACTTAAGTTATACATCAACGGACTTCTGCCCATGCTGTCAGGAGCATCCAATGTAGATAATGGAGCCAGCGTAGCCGCCGGAAGAATGATGGAAAAGACTGACGACGTGATATGGCCCACACTTCCCGATTATATGACTGGCAAAAGAAGCTCAACGCAATCAGCCGGAAGCTGGGACTGGGACAATCTGCGAAAGATTAACATCTTCCTAAAATATTCTGTAAACTGTCCGGATGAGACTATACGTGAAAAATACAATGCAATGGCCTACTATCTGAGAGCACAGTTTTACTATGACAAACTGAAGACATTCGGTGGAGTGCCTTGGTACGATACTGTACTCGAAGATAATAGTCCGGAATTGTACAAACCGCGTGACTCCCGCGAAACGATTGCGAACAAGATTCTGGAAGATTTGGATAAAGCCATAAAAAACGGTGTGGAAACCAAAAGTCTGAATGAGATAACCAAATGGACTGCATTGGCTCTGAAGAGTCGTTTCTGCTTATTCGAAGGAACGTTCAGAAAATACCATAACATAGAAGGAGCAGAGGATTTTCTGAAAGAATGTGTATCGGCTTCTGAGGCACTAATGACTTCGGGGAAATACACTATTGACAAAGGAGAAGGAACGGATGTTGCTTACAGAGATTTATTTGCACAACCTGTTACAAACAATGCCAGTGACGTAGAAGTTATAACTGCCTATGCTTATAGCATTTCATTAGGCGTAAAACATAACACCAACTATTCTATCATTAACGCCAGTGGAAACCAGATTGGACTTAGTAAAGCATTCATGGATTCTTATCTGATGAATGATGGTAGCCGTTTTACAGACAGACCAGGCTATGAGACTATGATTTTTGGTGAAGAATTTGAAAACAGAGATCCGCGTATGTTTCAGACAGTCAGATGTCCCGGTTACGCCCGCATTGGCAAGACTCATGATGTAAATAGGCTCTATGAGGCCATGCAAATCTCCGCCACTGGATACATGCCGATTAAGTATATACAATCTGGCGATTATGATAAACAGACCAGCAACGAAAATGATATCATCCTGTATCGTTATGCAGAAGTTCTGTTGAATTATGCCGAAGCAAAAGCCGAGTTAGGTACGCTTATCCAGACAGACTTGGATCAAAGTATCAAACTAATACGGGATCGTATCGGGATGCCGAATATGAATATGGCAGCTGCAAATGCTAACCCGGACCCAGTGTTGGCAGTACAGTATCCACTTGTATCAGGAAATAACAAAGGAGTAATTCTTGAAATCCGAAGAGAACGCAGAGTTGAAATGGTTATGGAAAATCTGCGTTATGATGATCTGATGCGTTGGAAAGCCGGCCATTTATTTACCGAACAATTCAGGGGAGTTTATTTTTCAACAGTCACCGCTCCTTCTACCAAGTATGATTTGGATAAACCGGCATATACAGTTAGAAACGCCAACTTTTACATTTATATAGGTGAACGTCCCGCCAATCTTACCGAAAAGAACTCAATCGGGCTAAATGTAGGTATCTTCTTGAGCAATGGCAATTCTGGTAATAAAGTACTCAATACAGATAAAGTAAAAACCTGGAATGAGGAACGTGACTACCTGGCTCCGCTACCAAGTTCCGCCCTTGTTATCAATCCGAATCTAAAACAAAATCCGCATTGGGACAGTCCTTCAGATTAA
- a CDS encoding glycosyl hydrolase family 32, whose product MKRRDFIKNASLALSAAFVPNIAFPSFLRGGAPLNNVLYNGVALPDVWPPRNIGMNYDPMPTPYLINRPEIIPIDLGRQLLVDNFLIEQTDMERRSYTPHKMSFNPVLKPETELEQGIYGIPGASAKDGGVWWDPKDQLFKMWYEAGWLHRMAYATSKDGIYWERPNLDIVPGTNQIVPEIVADSSTVWLDHFTQNDEERFKMFLRSPNSIPGSTERFNYGFSMVSPDGIHWGKPVKTGPCGDRSTMFYNPFRQKWVYSLRNPENINRVPIGRFRYYHEHSNFLEGAKWTKEDLIFWLGADYLDDPDPYIGDKAQLYNLSAVPYESIMLSLPQIHLGPSNERCREAGVPKITELKVAYSRDGFHWDRTDRHTFIPAERKEGSWDRGYVQSVGGLCAIVGDQLWFYYIGFEGNRKKKSSVYEKNGMHANGSTGIAVLRRDGFVSYSTSKEKSTLLTRPVTFTGKYLFVNVNCPNGELKVEVLDTDNNVIPGFSAGDCKPLSIDSTIAQIKWKNKKDLSILKNQPVRFKFYLANGDLYSFWVSPDIEGASNGYNAAGGPGFSGGIDIEGKKAYKKAENFPNLLERC is encoded by the coding sequence ATGAAACGACGTGATTTTATAAAAAACGCAAGTCTAGCATTATCTGCTGCATTTGTACCTAATATAGCATTCCCCTCTTTCTTAAGGGGGGGGGCTCCTCTAAACAATGTTCTGTACAACGGTGTCGCATTACCTGACGTTTGGCCTCCCAGAAATATTGGCATGAATTACGATCCTATGCCAACGCCTTATTTAATCAACCGACCGGAAATCATTCCAATCGACCTAGGAAGACAACTTTTGGTTGACAATTTCCTGATTGAACAGACAGATATGGAACGCAGGTCATATACACCACATAAAATGAGTTTCAATCCGGTACTCAAACCGGAGACAGAATTGGAACAGGGTATTTACGGCATTCCCGGAGCCAGTGCCAAAGATGGTGGTGTATGGTGGGATCCGAAAGACCAACTCTTCAAAATGTGGTATGAAGCTGGCTGGTTACACAGAATGGCCTACGCTACAAGTAAAGACGGAATATATTGGGAGCGTCCCAATCTTGATATAGTGCCGGGCACTAATCAGATTGTACCGGAAATCGTAGCAGACTCATCTACTGTGTGGCTGGATCATTTTACCCAAAATGATGAAGAGCGTTTCAAAATGTTCCTACGCTCTCCTAATTCTATTCCCGGTTCCACAGAACGCTTTAATTATGGATTCAGTATGGTTTCTCCAGATGGAATTCACTGGGGTAAACCAGTCAAAACCGGACCATGTGGAGACCGGAGCACCATGTTCTACAATCCTTTCCGCCAAAAATGGGTATACAGCCTCCGGAATCCAGAAAACATAAACCGTGTACCTATCGGACGCTTCCGCTATTACCATGAACATTCCAATTTCCTGGAAGGAGCGAAATGGACAAAAGAAGACCTTATTTTTTGGTTGGGAGCAGACTATCTGGATGATCCGGATCCATATATCGGTGATAAAGCACAACTATATAACTTGTCCGCAGTACCTTATGAAAGCATTATGCTGTCATTACCTCAAATACACCTGGGACCATCTAATGAAAGATGTAGAGAAGCCGGAGTCCCTAAAATAACCGAGTTAAAAGTAGCTTACAGCCGCGACGGTTTCCACTGGGATCGTACCGACCGGCATACCTTTATTCCCGCCGAACGAAAAGAAGGTTCATGGGACAGAGGATATGTACAATCCGTGGGAGGATTATGCGCAATTGTGGGGGATCAACTCTGGTTCTACTATATAGGATTCGAGGGAAACAGGAAAAAGAAAAGTTCGGTTTACGAAAAGAACGGAATGCATGCCAATGGAAGTACCGGCATAGCTGTATTACGCAGAGACGGCTTCGTATCTTATTCCACTTCAAAGGAAAAAAGTACATTATTAACCCGTCCAGTAACATTCACTGGCAAATACCTGTTCGTAAATGTAAATTGTCCAAACGGAGAGTTAAAAGTGGAGGTGTTAGATACTGACAATAATGTAATTCCAGGGTTCTCCGCAGGTGACTGCAAGCCTCTCTCAATAGACAGCACGATTGCACAAATAAAATGGAAAAACAAAAAGGATCTGTCTATTTTAAAAAACCAACCAGTCCGATTCAAATTTTATTTAGCCAACGGTGATTTGTATTCATTCTGGGTAAGTCCCGATATAGAAGGTGCCAGTAACGGATACAACGCAGCAGGAGGTCCGGGTTTTAGCGGAGGTATAGACATTGAAGGTAAAAAGGCCTATAAAAAAGCTGAAAATTTCCCTAACCTGTTAGAAAGATGTTAA
- a CDS encoding dihydrodipicolinate synthase family protein yields the protein MDKKLFEGVITPMVTPLIDRENIDIKGLEKLLDHLINGGVSGIFLMGTTGEGTSISLRMRKELIKYSVAYVNGRVPVFASIADCCIEESLNMACYAKECGVSYLVSALPFYLGLTQKEIVDYYTTIADNVSLPLFLYNIPAQTKLMISVEAVKTLAKHPNIIGMKDSSGNGTYFNTLLAEVKAEHSDFTILVGPDEMLASTMALGGNGGVNSGSNLFPELYVNLFKACKAKDAEKIFNLQKLVMKVSTKIYSVDKSSVSFLKGLKAALFTEGLITDYICEPLQKVNDTDLEIIRKNVAELKKLIIQAL from the coding sequence ATGGATAAAAAATTATTTGAAGGTGTGATTACCCCAATGGTGACCCCCCTTATTGACAGAGAGAATATTGATATTAAAGGTTTGGAAAAATTGCTGGATCATTTGATAAATGGCGGAGTCAGTGGAATTTTTCTTATGGGTACTACTGGTGAAGGAACAAGTATTTCTCTTCGAATGAGAAAGGAACTCATTAAATATTCAGTAGCATATGTAAATGGCCGTGTACCTGTATTTGCCAGCATTGCTGATTGTTGTATCGAAGAAAGTCTGAATATGGCATGTTATGCAAAAGAATGTGGAGTCAGCTATTTAGTATCCGCACTACCTTTTTATCTGGGATTAACTCAAAAAGAAATAGTCGACTATTACACGACGATTGCCGACAATGTATCCCTGCCTCTGTTCTTATACAACATTCCGGCACAAACTAAATTAATGATTTCCGTAGAAGCAGTCAAGACATTGGCTAAGCACCCGAACATCATCGGAATGAAAGATAGTTCTGGTAACGGTACTTACTTCAATACGCTACTTGCGGAAGTGAAAGCTGAACATTCTGATTTTACCATTCTCGTAGGACCAGATGAAATGTTGGCTTCTACAATGGCATTAGGTGGCAATGGAGGTGTAAACTCCGGTTCCAATCTATTCCCTGAACTTTATGTCAACTTGTTCAAAGCGTGTAAAGCTAAAGATGCGGAAAAAATATTCAATTTACAGAAGCTAGTAATGAAAGTTTCTACCAAGATTTACTCGGTTGACAAATCAAGCGTATCTTTCCTCAAAGGGTTAAAAGCCGCATTATTTACAGAAGGCCTAATAACCGATTACATCTGCGAACCCCTACAAAAAGTAAATGACACTGACCTGGAAATAATCAGAAAAAATGTAGCGGAATTGAAGAAACTAATTATTCAGGCATTATGA
- a CDS encoding YhcH/YjgK/YiaL family protein, producing MKTTSKLITLLMIITMTCSCGNPKKKAETITSDTDSTEVDWKYGWPIVASPTLDMNALKKHQAQYPERWKATFEYLKSTELSKLTPGEYEIIGRDIYAIVSEYAPKEETECNFEAHRKYIDLQYLINGKEKMGVTTLDKVVPVCEYDEKKDIVFFKPDAPAIYEVATPGFFYVFFPKDAHRPSIKEEDGMIVKKIVIKIKI from the coding sequence ATGAAAACAACCAGCAAATTAATTACTTTATTAATGATCATTACTATGACTTGTTCCTGTGGAAACCCTAAAAAGAAAGCTGAAACTATCACTTCTGACACTGATTCTACAGAAGTAGACTGGAAATATGGTTGGCCGATAGTTGCCAGTCCGACACTCGACATGAATGCTTTAAAGAAACATCAAGCCCAATACCCTGAAAGATGGAAAGCTACATTCGAGTATCTGAAAAGTACAGAATTAAGTAAATTAACTCCTGGTGAATATGAAATTATAGGGCGAGACATATATGCCATTGTTAGTGAATATGCTCCTAAAGAAGAAACAGAATGTAACTTTGAAGCACATCGCAAATATATCGATCTCCAATACCTGATCAATGGAAAAGAGAAAATGGGAGTAACAACATTGGATAAAGTAGTCCCTGTTTGCGAATATGATGAGAAAAAGGATATTGTTTTCTTCAAACCCGATGCACCGGCCATATATGAAGTGGCAACTCCCGGTTTTTTTTATGTTTTCTTCCCTAAAGATGCTCACCGTCCCAGTATAAAAGAGGAAGATGGGATGATTGTGAAGAAAATAGTTATTAAAATCAAAATATAG
- a CDS encoding MFS transporter, with protein sequence MLKDKKFYPWMVVGMLVVVSLLNYLDRQMLATMRPFIMVDIKELESITNFGRLMAIFLWVYAIMSPISGMIADRLNRKWLIVVSLFVWSTVTLMMGYVHDINHLYILRALMGVSEAFYIPAALSLTADYHQGKTRSIAIGALTSGIYLGQAIGGFGATVAAHTSWQFTFHSFGMVGIIYSFVLIALLHEKKTYVVNTEQRRSIKENLSMTFKGLAVLFSNIAFWVMLYYFAALNLPGWTTKNWLPTMVSDTLNMDMEFAGPLSTTTLALSSFVGVFLGGFISDRWVQKNIKGRVYTSATGLSLIVPALLMMVYGNNIIFIVAGAILFGLGFGMYDTNNMPILCQFIPSRYRATGYGLMNFVGIAAGAIITNELGKAFEANYKNLVFLIMIFSVCLSIFLQLKVLNPKTTDMTDELMTKSKNK encoded by the coding sequence ATGCTGAAAGATAAGAAATTTTATCCATGGATGGTAGTAGGGATGCTCGTCGTAGTGTCTCTACTCAACTATTTAGATAGACAGATGCTAGCTACGATGCGGCCGTTCATCATGGTAGATATCAAAGAGCTGGAATCTATCACTAATTTCGGACGACTGATGGCTATATTCCTCTGGGTATATGCTATTATGAGCCCCATATCAGGAATGATTGCAGACCGCTTGAACCGTAAATGGCTGATTGTCGTCAGTTTATTCGTATGGTCTACCGTCACTCTTATGATGGGGTATGTGCATGATATTAACCACCTGTATATATTAAGAGCATTAATGGGTGTTAGCGAAGCATTTTACATACCTGCCGCTTTATCTCTCACAGCCGACTACCACCAAGGGAAAACAAGATCTATTGCTATCGGCGCACTGACTTCCGGTATTTATTTAGGGCAAGCTATCGGTGGCTTCGGAGCTACAGTAGCCGCTCACACTTCCTGGCAATTTACTTTCCACTCTTTTGGGATGGTCGGTATCATTTATAGTTTTGTGCTTATCGCACTGCTGCATGAGAAAAAAACTTATGTAGTAAATACAGAACAAAGGAGAAGTATAAAGGAAAATCTTTCAATGACCTTCAAAGGATTGGCAGTATTGTTTAGTAATATTGCATTTTGGGTAATGCTATATTATTTTGCGGCACTTAATCTCCCTGGATGGACCACCAAAAATTGGTTGCCGACAATGGTCTCCGATACATTAAATATGGATATGGAGTTTGCTGGTCCGCTTTCTACCACAACTTTGGCCCTTTCTTCTTTTGTCGGGGTATTCCTCGGAGGTTTTATCTCCGATAGATGGGTACAGAAGAATATCAAAGGAAGAGTTTACACCAGTGCCACCGGATTGTCACTGATTGTTCCCGCTCTTTTAATGATGGTTTACGGAAACAATATTATATTTATTGTTGCAGGAGCCATACTCTTCGGACTTGGCTTCGGTATGTATGATACCAATAATATGCCTATTCTTTGCCAGTTCATCCCTTCCCGATATCGCGCTACTGGTTACGGACTCATGAATTTTGTTGGAATAGCCGCCGGAGCCATTATCACAAACGAGCTAGGCAAAGCGTTCGAAGCTAATTATAAGAATCTTGTCTTTTTGATAATGATCTTCTCTGTATGTCTGTCCATATTCCTTCAGTTAAAAGTGCTAAACCCAAAAACTACGGATATGACCGATGAACTAATGACCAAGTCAAAAAATAAATAA
- a CDS encoding glycosyl hydrolase family 32, with product MFLLCLVSYSCGGSDDGISGPPENSGTDPAPDPDDPSDDWRTLYNGIILPSVWPPKDINISSYEPMKVPYLQTPPEVIPIDVGRQLFFDNFLIDNTDLVRKFYKPKKYAQNPILKPETTLETSNIPGASAKDGGVWWEPREQIFKMWYEAGWLNKMAYATSNDGVNWVRPDLNNGSNELLTLSRFPANSCAVVLDYEASDNERYKMFLRSPNANATDNAGYCMISSNGKQWSWFTKTGPCGDRSTMFYNPFRKKWVFSIRTLGVLGNSPHGRARYYREHSDFLTGAVWTKADIVFWCNADNKDTPDPEFNLPPELYNLNAVGYESIMLGLHQILLDENEIAKAANRPKITELKVSFSRDGFHWDRPYREAFIPATRVPGSWDRGYVQSVGGICTVVGDQLRFYYIGFKGGDPSSYMHSNGATGMAILRRDGFASMSTTGEGSLTTRPVTFTGKYLFVNVDCPSGELKVEILDKNNKVIDGLSADKCKAVSIDSTIQQIEWNGSSDLSSLVGQEVKFRFKLKNGDLYAFWVSPSTNGESNGYVAGGGPGYISNKDTEGKKAYEQASGLQKF from the coding sequence ATGTTTTTACTGTGTTTGGTATCTTATAGTTGCGGCGGTTCAGATGATGGTATATCCGGTCCCCCGGAAAATTCCGGAACTGATCCGGCCCCCGACCCTGATGACCCGTCAGACGATTGGAGAACTCTCTACAATGGAATCATTCTGCCCTCTGTATGGCCACCAAAAGATATAAATATCAGTTCATATGAACCGATGAAGGTTCCCTATCTACAGACGCCTCCGGAAGTAATTCCCATTGATGTAGGCCGTCAGTTATTTTTTGATAATTTCCTGATAGACAACACCGATCTGGTACGCAAATTCTATAAGCCCAAGAAATACGCACAGAATCCTATACTAAAGCCAGAAACAACTTTGGAGACATCAAATATTCCTGGTGCTTCTGCCAAAGATGGCGGAGTATGGTGGGAACCCAGAGAACAGATCTTCAAAATGTGGTATGAAGCCGGATGGCTCAACAAAATGGCTTATGCAACAAGTAATGATGGTGTCAACTGGGTACGTCCAGATTTGAATAACGGTTCGAATGAGCTATTGACATTGTCCAGATTCCCCGCAAATTCATGTGCTGTCGTATTGGATTATGAGGCATCCGACAATGAAAGATATAAGATGTTTTTACGTTCACCAAACGCTAATGCAACAGATAATGCTGGTTACTGCATGATATCTTCGAATGGAAAACAATGGAGCTGGTTCACAAAAACAGGTCCTTGTGGTGACAGAAGTACAATGTTCTACAATCCTTTCCGTAAAAAATGGGTGTTCAGCATACGAACTCTAGGTGTGCTAGGCAATTCTCCTCATGGAAGAGCCAGATATTATCGGGAACATTCTGATTTTCTGACTGGAGCAGTCTGGACTAAAGCAGATATAGTATTCTGGTGTAATGCGGATAATAAAGACACTCCAGATCCGGAATTCAATCTACCACCCGAACTTTATAATTTGAATGCTGTAGGTTATGAAAGTATTATGCTGGGGTTGCACCAAATTCTATTGGACGAGAATGAAATTGCCAAAGCTGCCAACAGACCGAAAATCACAGAATTAAAAGTTTCTTTCAGCCGTGACGGCTTCCATTGGGACAGACCTTACAGAGAGGCATTTATTCCTGCTACCCGAGTACCTGGCAGTTGGGATCGTGGATATGTACAATCGGTAGGTGGTATTTGTACAGTAGTAGGGGATCAATTAAGGTTCTACTACATCGGATTTAAAGGTGGAGACCCCTCAAGCTATATGCATTCAAATGGTGCCACCGGCATGGCTATTCTACGCAGAGATGGATTTGCTTCCATGTCTACAACGGGAGAAGGCAGCCTTACGACTCGTCCTGTCACATTTACTGGTAAATATTTGTTCGTCAATGTCGATTGTCCGTCCGGTGAACTTAAAGTTGAGATTCTGGATAAAAATAATAAGGTTATTGATGGTCTTTCAGCAGATAAATGTAAAGCCGTTAGTATAGATTCTACTATTCAACAAATAGAATGGAATGGAAGCAGTGACTTATCTTCATTGGTTGGTCAAGAAGTAAAGTTCAGATTCAAACTTAAAAATGGTGATTTATATGCATTTTGGGTAAGCCCGAGTACCAATGGCGAAAGTAATGGATATGTAGCCGGTGGTGGTCCCGGATATATCAGCAATAAGGATACAGAAGGAAAAAAAGCATATGAACAAGCAAGTGGTCTCCAAAAATTCTAA
- a CDS encoding endonuclease/exonuclease/phosphatase family protein, whose amino-acid sequence MKKIFLLISVILFIFPVQAQHTLRLMTYNIKNANGMDDICSFQRVANVINNAFPDVVAIQEVDSMTRRSGQKYVLGEIAERTQMHACFAPAIEFEGGKYGIGLLTKQVPLRLQTIPLPGREEVRTLILAEFEDYIYCCTHLSLTEEDRMKSLEIVKSLIASYKKPLFLAGDMNAEPESDFIKELQKDFQILSNPEKHTYPAPDPKETIDYIAASKQNATGFAVISARVVNEPMASDHRPILVELRTAEKADKIFRIKPYLQNPVGNGITVMWETTVPSYCWVEYGTDTTRLERARMIVDGQVVCNNKLHKIRIDGLQPGQKYYYRVCSQEMLLYQAYKKVFGNTAQSTFSEFTLPVADTESFTAIIFNDLHQHTNTFRALCKQIRDVKYDFVVFNGDCVDDPVDHEQATTFISELTEGVCGDRIPTFFMRGNHEIRNAYSIGLRDHFDYVGDKTYASFNWGDTRIVMLDCGEDKPDDHWVYYGLNDFTQLRNEQVDLLKKELSAKEFKKAKKRVLIHHIPLYGNYEKNLCANLWTKLLEKAPFNISLNAHTHKYAYHPKGELGNNYPVIIGGGYKMDSATVMILEKKKEVLRIKVLNTKGETLLDMTV is encoded by the coding sequence ATGAAAAAGATCTTTTTACTCATTTCCGTCATCTTATTTATTTTTCCGGTACAGGCTCAACATACATTGAGACTGATGACTTATAATATTAAAAATGCGAATGGCATGGATGATATTTGTAGTTTTCAACGGGTAGCCAATGTGATAAATAATGCTTTTCCTGATGTTGTGGCTATACAAGAGGTAGACAGTATGACCCGTCGGAGCGGACAGAAATATGTGCTGGGTGAGATAGCTGAACGTACGCAAATGCATGCTTGTTTTGCACCTGCTATAGAGTTTGAAGGAGGTAAATATGGAATCGGACTGTTGACAAAGCAAGTTCCGCTACGTTTACAAACTATCCCTTTACCTGGTAGAGAAGAGGTCCGCACCTTGATTCTGGCAGAATTTGAGGATTATATTTATTGTTGTACTCATCTGTCATTAACGGAAGAAGACCGTATGAAATCTTTGGAAATAGTGAAGTCATTGATTGCTTCCTATAAAAAGCCTCTTTTTCTAGCCGGGGATATGAATGCTGAACCTGAATCCGATTTCATCAAAGAATTGCAAAAGGATTTTCAAATACTCTCCAATCCGGAAAAGCATACTTATCCTGCTCCCGATCCAAAAGAGACCATTGATTATATTGCCGCGTCAAAGCAAAACGCTACCGGATTTGCTGTCATATCTGCGAGAGTAGTTAATGAGCCAATGGCTTCCGACCATCGCCCCATACTTGTGGAATTGCGTACCGCTGAAAAGGCAGACAAGATATTCCGTATTAAACCTTATTTGCAGAATCCTGTGGGTAATGGCATTACTGTGATGTGGGAAACAACCGTTCCTTCTTATTGCTGGGTGGAATATGGCACAGATACTACCCGGCTGGAACGTGCGCGTATGATTGTTGACGGTCAGGTGGTCTGTAATAACAAGCTGCATAAAATACGTATAGATGGCTTACAGCCCGGACAGAAATATTATTATCGTGTGTGTTCGCAAGAGATGTTGCTTTATCAGGCATATAAAAAGGTATTTGGAAATACAGCACAATCGACCTTCAGTGAATTTACTCTTCCTGTTGCTGATACAGAGTCTTTTACTGCTATTATTTTTAATGATCTGCACCAACATACCAATACTTTCCGTGCTCTGTGTAAACAGATACGAGATGTTAAGTATGATTTTGTTGTTTTCAATGGTGATTGTGTGGATGATCCTGTGGATCACGAGCAGGCAACCACATTTATCAGTGAACTGACCGAAGGAGTGTGTGGCGATCGCATACCGACTTTCTTTATGCGTGGCAACCATGAAATCCGCAATGCCTATTCTATCGGTTTGCGTGACCATTTTGATTATGTGGGAGATAAAACTTATGCTTCTTTTAACTGGGGAGATACCCGTATCGTCATGTTGGATTGTGGAGAAGATAAACCGGACGACCATTGGGTATATTATGGCTTGAACGATTTTACTCAATTGCGTAATGAACAGGTTGATTTACTGAAAAAAGAACTGTCTGCTAAAGAATTCAAGAAAGCAAAGAAACGTGTCCTTATTCATCATATTCCGCTTTACGGTAATTATGAAAAGAATCTCTGTGCGAATCTTTGGACTAAATTATTAGAAAAAGCACCTTTCAATATCAGCCTGAACGCACATACTCATAAATACGCTTACCATCCGAAAGGGGAACTGGGTAATAATTATCCGGTTATTATTGGTGGAGGATATAAGATGGACAGTGCTACGGTGATGATTCTGGAGAAGAAAAAAGAGGTGTTAAGAATAAAAGTATTGAATACGAAGGGAGAAACTTTGTTGGATATGACAGTTTGA